A stretch of the Pseudomonas helvetica genome encodes the following:
- the tag gene encoding DNA-3-methyladenine glycosylase I has protein sequence MPRCFWCSEDPLYMAYHDQEWGVPLRDAQRLFELLLLEGFQAGLSWITVLRKRERYREVLFGFDVQRVAQMSDAEIDDLMLDPGIIRNRLKLNAARRNAQAWMALEDPVELLWSFVGGVPKINHFKDRSEVPAVTPAAVEMSKGLKKAGFTFVGPTICYALMQASGMVMDHTTDCDRYAILRSGRLE, from the coding sequence ATGCCACGCTGCTTTTGGTGTTCCGAAGATCCGCTGTACATGGCTTATCACGATCAGGAGTGGGGCGTACCGCTACGCGATGCGCAGCGCTTGTTCGAGTTGCTTTTGCTCGAAGGGTTCCAGGCCGGCCTGTCTTGGATCACCGTGCTGAGGAAGCGCGAGCGCTACCGTGAGGTGTTGTTCGGCTTCGATGTACAACGGGTGGCGCAGATGAGCGACGCCGAAATAGACGATTTGATGCTTGATCCGGGGATCATTCGCAACCGCCTGAAACTCAATGCCGCACGGCGCAATGCCCAGGCCTGGATGGCGCTGGAGGACCCGGTGGAGCTGCTTTGGTCGTTTGTCGGCGGCGTCCCGAAGATCAATCATTTCAAGGATCGCAGCGAAGTGCCGGCCGTGACGCCGGCCGCCGTGGAGATGAGCAAAGGTCTGAAAAAAGCCGGCTTCACGTTTGTCGGCCCGACCATCTGCTATGCCTTGATGCAGGCCTCGGGCATGGTCATGGATCACACCACCGATTGTGATCGTTACGCCATCTTGCGCAGTGGGCGGTTAGAATAG
- a CDS encoding lysophospholipid acyltransferase: MDKFKGALLVGALRLFALLPWRAVQTVGAAIGWVMWKTPNRSRDVVRINLAKCFPDMDAAERERLVGQSLMDIGKSLTESACAWIWPAQRSIDLVREVEGLDVLKDALASGKGVVGITSHLGNWEVLNHFYCSQCKPIIFYRPPKLKAVDELLRKQRVQLGNRVAASTKEGILSVIKEVRKGGAVGIPADPEPAESAGIFVPFFATKALTSKFVPNMLAGGKAVGVFLHALRLPDGSGYKVILEAAPEAMYSTDTETSCAAMSQIVEKYVRAYPSQYMWSMKRFKKRPPGEARWY; this comes from the coding sequence GTGGATAAGTTTAAAGGCGCCTTGCTGGTAGGCGCTCTGCGTTTGTTTGCCCTGCTCCCGTGGCGGGCGGTGCAAACGGTAGGTGCGGCGATTGGCTGGGTCATGTGGAAAACCCCCAACCGTTCCCGCGACGTGGTGCGCATCAACCTCGCCAAGTGTTTCCCGGACATGGACGCCGCCGAGCGCGAGCGTCTGGTGGGACAGAGCCTGATGGACATCGGCAAATCATTGACCGAAAGCGCCTGCGCCTGGATCTGGCCGGCCCAGCGTTCCATCGATCTGGTGCGTGAAGTCGAAGGCCTCGATGTGCTCAAGGACGCGCTGGCTTCCGGCAAAGGCGTGGTCGGCATCACCAGCCATCTGGGCAATTGGGAGGTGTTGAACCACTTCTATTGCAGCCAGTGCAAACCGATCATTTTCTACCGTCCGCCCAAGCTCAAGGCGGTGGATGAATTGCTGCGCAAGCAACGGGTGCAGTTGGGCAACCGCGTGGCAGCGTCCACCAAGGAAGGCATCCTCAGTGTCATCAAGGAAGTGCGCAAAGGTGGTGCAGTGGGGATTCCGGCTGACCCGGAACCGGCCGAATCCGCCGGGATCTTCGTGCCCTTCTTCGCCACCAAGGCTTTGACCAGCAAGTTCGTGCCGAACATGCTCGCGGGCGGCAAAGCGGTCGGCGTCTTCCTGCACGCCCTGCGCCTGCCGGACGGTTCAGGCTACAAAGTGATCCTGGAAGCCGCGCCCGAGGCTATGTACAGCACCGATACCGAGACGTCCTGCGCAGCCATGAGCCAGATCGTCGAGAAATATGTGCGGGCTTACCCGAGCCAATACATGTGGAGCATGAAGCGCTTCAAGAAACGCCCGCCGGGCGAAGCACGCTGGTATTGA
- a CDS encoding PilZ domain-containing protein, giving the protein MSEHRKSFRIKIQHESFGECLGQTRNLSASGVYVKHPTLAALAKGAVVYGQVQGLPCGAPRVRMEVVQVDAEGIGLRYL; this is encoded by the coding sequence ATGTCCGAACACCGTAAGTCATTTCGAATCAAGATCCAGCATGAGAGCTTCGGCGAGTGCCTGGGCCAGACTCGCAACCTTTCCGCCAGCGGCGTCTACGTGAAGCATCCGACGCTCGCGGCGTTGGCCAAAGGCGCGGTCGTCTATGGTCAGGTGCAGGGGTTGCCGTGCGGTGCGCCGCGAGTGCGCATGGAAGTGGTGCAGGTCGACGCGGAAGGCATCGGCCTGCGTTACCTTTGA
- a CDS encoding tetratricopeptide repeat protein: protein MIESLEKMLAKGVDNSLLRFGLGKGYLDLGEHAKAAEHFSRCVAFDPKYSAAWKLLGKAYLAQANHAAARQAWEQGLEAARAHGDKQAEKEMTVFLKKLDRLDS from the coding sequence ATGATCGAATCCCTCGAAAAAATGCTCGCCAAGGGTGTGGATAACTCGCTGCTGCGCTTCGGCCTGGGCAAGGGTTATCTGGATCTGGGCGAACATGCCAAGGCCGCCGAGCATTTCAGCCGCTGCGTGGCATTCGATCCGAAGTACTCGGCAGCCTGGAAGCTGTTGGGCAAGGCTTATTTGGCACAGGCAAACCATGCAGCCGCCCGTCAGGCCTGGGAGCAGGGTCTGGAAGCAGCTCGCGCGCATGGCGACAAGCAGGCAGAAAAGGAAATGACGGTGTTTCTGAAGAAGCTTGACCGGTTGGACAGCTGA
- the trkA gene encoding Trk system potassium transporter TrkA, which produces MKIIILGAGQVGGTLAEHLASEANDITVVDTDGERLRDLGDRLDIRTVQGRGSFPTVLRQAGADDADMLVAVTNSDETNMVACQVAHTLFHTPTKIARVREAAYLTRAGLFDNDAIPVDVLISPEQVVTHYIKRLIEHPGALQVIDFAEGKAQLVAVKAYYGGPLVGQQLRQLREHMPNVDTRVAAIFRRDRPILPQGDTVIEADDEVFFIAAKANIRAVMSEMRRLDESYKRIVIAGGGQIGERLAEAIESRYQVKIIEMNPARCRYLSDTLDSTVVLQGSASDRDLLLEENIADADLFLALTNDDEANIMSSLLAKRLGAKKVMTIINNPAYVDLIQGGDIDIAISPQLATIGTLLAHVRRGDIVSVHSLRRGAAEAIEAIAHGDAKSSKVIGKAIENIVLPPGTTIGAIIRDEEVLIAHDDTVIEAGDHVILFLVDKKHIRDVEKLFHVGLSFF; this is translated from the coding sequence ATGAAGATCATCATCCTCGGCGCCGGGCAGGTCGGCGGTACGCTGGCGGAACATTTGGCCAGCGAAGCGAATGACATCACCGTGGTCGATACCGACGGCGAACGCCTGCGAGACCTCGGTGACCGCCTCGACATCCGCACTGTGCAAGGTCGCGGCTCGTTCCCAACGGTGCTGCGCCAGGCCGGTGCCGACGACGCCGACATGCTGGTGGCGGTGACCAACAGCGACGAGACCAACATGGTCGCCTGCCAGGTCGCGCACACCCTGTTCCATACGCCGACCAAGATCGCCCGGGTGCGCGAAGCCGCGTACCTGACCCGCGCCGGCCTGTTCGACAACGACGCGATCCCGGTCGACGTGCTGATCAGCCCCGAACAAGTAGTGACCCATTACATCAAGCGCCTGATCGAGCACCCCGGTGCATTGCAGGTGATAGATTTTGCCGAGGGCAAGGCCCAACTGGTGGCGGTCAAGGCCTACTACGGCGGACCGTTGGTGGGGCAGCAACTGCGCCAGTTGCGCGAACACATGCCGAACGTCGATACCCGCGTGGCAGCGATTTTCCGTCGTGATCGACCGATCCTGCCGCAAGGCGATACGGTGATCGAAGCCGACGACGAAGTGTTTTTTATCGCGGCCAAAGCGAACATTCGCGCCGTGATGAGCGAAATGCGCCGGCTCGACGAGAGCTACAAACGCATCGTCATCGCCGGTGGCGGGCAGATCGGCGAGCGGCTGGCCGAGGCGATTGAAAGCCGCTATCAGGTGAAGATCATCGAGATGAACCCGGCGCGCTGCCGCTACCTCTCGGATACCCTCGACAGCACCGTGGTGTTGCAGGGCAGCGCCTCGGACCGCGATCTACTGCTGGAAGAGAATATCGCCGACGCCGATCTGTTCCTGGCGCTGACCAACGACGACGAAGCCAACATCATGTCGTCGCTGTTGGCCAAACGCCTGGGCGCGAAGAAGGTGATGACCATCATCAACAACCCGGCCTATGTCGACCTGATCCAGGGCGGTGATATCGATATCGCCATCAGCCCGCAACTGGCGACTATCGGTACTTTGCTGGCCCACGTGCGCCGGGGCGATATCGTCAGCGTGCACTCGCTGCGTCGCGGTGCGGCAGAAGCCATCGAGGCGATTGCCCATGGTGACGCGAAGTCGAGCAAGGTGATCGGCAAGGCCATCGAAAACATCGTCCTGCCGCCGGGGACTACTATTGGTGCAATCATTCGCGATGAAGAAGTGTTGATCGCCCACGACGACACCGTGATCGAAGCCGGCGACCATGTGATTCTGTTCCTTGTGGATAAAAAGCATATTCGTGATGTGGAGAAGTTGTTCCACGTGGGGTTGAGCTTTTTCTGA
- the rsmB gene encoding 16S rRNA (cytosine(967)-C(5))-methyltransferase RsmB, translating to MNPRLAAAKALAAVLNGKASLNSSLPTQLDKVEDRDRGFTQDLAFGTARWQPRLSALAAKLLQKPFKAADADVEALLLVGLYQLLYTRVPAHAAIGETVGCADKLKKPWAKALLNAVLRRAQRESETLLAELEHDPVVRTAHPRWLQKSLKAFWPEQWEAICAANNAHPPMILRVNRRHHTRDAYLALLSDAGVAAKPCVFSRDGIVLDTPGDVRQLPGFADGWISVQDEAAQLAADLLDLAPGQRVLDACCAPGGKTCHILEVEPKLAGVVAVDLEAKRLVRVRENLERLGLSAELIAADGRDTQAWWDGKPFQRILLDAPCSATGVIRRHPDIKLTRQPDDITALAVLQGELLDAMWPTLDVGGILLYATCSTLPTENTEVIEAFLARTPGARELDIASQAGIKQPHGRQLLAQEGGHDGFYYAKLIKIAAARG from the coding sequence ATGAACCCGCGTCTGGCCGCCGCCAAGGCCCTGGCCGCCGTCCTTAACGGCAAGGCTTCGCTGAACAGTTCGTTGCCGACGCAACTGGACAAGGTCGAAGACCGCGATCGCGGCTTCACCCAGGACCTAGCCTTCGGCACCGCACGCTGGCAGCCGCGCTTGTCGGCGCTGGCGGCCAAGCTGCTGCAAAAACCTTTCAAAGCCGCTGACGCCGATGTCGAAGCGCTGTTGCTGGTCGGCCTTTACCAGTTGTTGTACACCCGTGTCCCGGCCCACGCCGCCATCGGTGAAACCGTGGGCTGCGCCGACAAGCTGAAAAAACCGTGGGCCAAAGCCCTGCTCAACGCCGTGCTGCGCCGTGCCCAACGTGAAAGCGAAACACTGCTGGCCGAGCTTGAGCACGATCCGGTGGTGCGCACCGCCCACCCGCGCTGGCTGCAAAAATCCCTCAAGGCGTTCTGGCCAGAACAGTGGGAAGCCATTTGCGCCGCGAACAACGCGCATCCACCCATGATTTTGCGGGTCAACCGTCGTCATCACACTCGCGATGCCTACCTCGCCTTGCTGAGTGATGCCGGTGTCGCGGCCAAGCCGTGCGTGTTCAGTCGGGACGGCATCGTGCTCGACACGCCAGGCGATGTGCGCCAACTGCCGGGTTTCGCCGATGGCTGGATCAGCGTGCAAGACGAAGCCGCGCAACTGGCGGCGGATCTGCTGGACCTGGCGCCGGGCCAACGGGTGCTCGACGCCTGCTGCGCACCGGGCGGCAAGACCTGCCACATCCTTGAAGTCGAGCCGAAACTGGCCGGCGTAGTGGCCGTGGACCTGGAAGCCAAGCGTCTGGTGCGTGTGCGGGAAAACCTTGAGCGGCTGGGCCTCAGCGCCGAATTGATCGCCGCCGACGGCCGCGACACTCAGGCGTGGTGGGACGGCAAGCCGTTCCAGCGCATCCTGCTCGACGCGCCCTGCTCGGCGACCGGCGTGATTCGCCGCCACCCGGACATCAAACTGACCCGCCAGCCGGATGACATCACTGCGCTCGCGGTGCTTCAGGGTGAACTGCTCGACGCGATGTGGCCGACCCTCGACGTCGGCGGCATCCTGCTGTACGCCACTTGCTCGACCTTGCCGACCGAAAACACCGAAGTCATCGAAGCCTTCCTCGCCCGAACTCCGGGTGCTCGCGAGCTGGATATCGCCAGCCAGGCCGGTATCAAGCAACCGCATGGCCGCCAGTTGCTGGCACAAGAGGGCGGTCACGACGGGTTCTACTACGCCAAGCTGATCAAGATTGCCGCCGCGCGCGGTTAA
- the fmt gene encoding methionyl-tRNA formyltransferase, which translates to MTEPLRIVFAGTPEFAAEHLKALLDSPYEIVAVYTQPDRPAGRGQKLMPSLVKQLALEHNIQVLQPPTLRNAEAQAELAALKPDLMVVVAYGLILPQVVLDIPRLGCINSHASLLPRWRGAAPIQRAVEAGDAESGVTVMRMEAGLDTGPMLLKVTTPISADDTGGSLHDRLAEMGPPAVVQAIAGLAAGTLEGEIQDDSLATYAHKLNKDEARIDWNRPAVELERLVRAFNPWPICHSTLNGEALKVLAASLAEGKGAPGEILGASKDGLIVACGEQALCLTRLQLPGGKALNFSDLFNSRREKFAVGTVLGLAVDAQ; encoded by the coding sequence ATGACTGAGCCACTGCGCATCGTCTTTGCCGGCACCCCCGAATTTGCCGCCGAACACCTCAAGGCCCTGCTCGACAGCCCTTATGAGATCGTTGCGGTCTACACCCAACCGGATCGCCCGGCGGGTCGTGGGCAAAAGCTGATGCCGAGCCTGGTCAAGCAGTTGGCTCTGGAGCACAACATCCAGGTGCTGCAGCCACCAACCCTGCGCAACGCCGAGGCCCAGGCCGAACTGGCCGCACTCAAGCCGGACCTGATGGTCGTCGTTGCCTACGGCCTGATCCTGCCGCAAGTGGTGCTGGATATTCCGCGTCTGGGTTGCATCAACAGCCACGCCTCGTTGCTGCCACGCTGGCGCGGTGCGGCGCCGATCCAGCGCGCCGTCGAAGCGGGCGACGCTGAAAGCGGCGTGACCGTGATGCGCATGGAAGCTGGCCTCGACACCGGGCCGATGCTGCTCAAGGTCACCACGCCGATCAGTGCTGATGACACCGGTGGCAGCCTGCATGACCGTCTCGCCGAAATGGGCCCGCCAGCCGTGGTTCAGGCAATTGCCGGGCTGGCCGCCGGTACGCTGGAAGGCGAAATCCAGGACGACAGCCTGGCTACTTATGCACACAAACTGAACAAAGACGAAGCGCGCATCGACTGGAACCGCCCAGCGGTTGAGCTGGAGCGTCTGGTTCGCGCGTTCAATCCGTGGCCGATCTGCCACAGCACGCTCAATGGCGAAGCCTTGAAAGTACTCGCTGCCAGCCTCGCCGAAGGCAAGGGCGCACCGGGCGAGATCCTCGGCGCCAGCAAAGACGGCTTGATCGTCGCCTGCGGTGAACAGGCGCTGTGCCTGACGCGCCTGCAATTGCCTGGCGGCAAGGCGCTGAACTTCAGCGACTTGTTCAACAGCCGTCGTGAGAAATTTGCCGTGGGCACCGTCTTAGGCCTTGCGGTGGACGCCCAATGA
- the def gene encoding peptide deformylase encodes MAILNILEFPDPRLRTIAKPVAVVDDEVRQLVDDMFETMYEAPGIGLAATQVNVHKRIVVMDLSEDRSEPRVFINPEFEVLTDEMGQYQEGCLSVPGFYENVDRPQRVKINALDRDGQPFELIAEELLAVCIQHECDHLNGKLFVDYLSTLKRDRIKKKLEKLHRQNA; translated from the coding sequence ATGGCTATTTTGAACATCCTCGAATTTCCCGACCCGCGCCTGCGTACTATCGCCAAACCGGTGGCCGTAGTGGACGACGAAGTGCGGCAGTTGGTCGATGACATGTTTGAAACAATGTATGAAGCACCCGGCATCGGCCTCGCGGCGACCCAGGTCAACGTGCACAAACGCATCGTGGTCATGGACCTTTCCGAAGACCGCAGCGAACCTCGGGTGTTCATCAACCCCGAGTTCGAAGTCCTGACCGACGAAATGGGTCAGTACCAGGAAGGCTGCCTTTCGGTACCGGGCTTCTACGAAAACGTCGACCGTCCGCAACGCGTGAAGATCAACGCCCTGGACCGTGACGGCCAGCCTTTTGAACTGATCGCCGAAGAACTGCTGGCGGTGTGCATTCAGCACGAATGCGACCACCTCAACGGCAAATTGTTCGTCGATTACCTGTCCACGCTCAAACGCGACCGGATCAAGAAGAAGCTGGAAAAGCTCCATCGCCAGAACGCTTGA
- a CDS encoding LysM peptidoglycan-binding domain-containing protein, giving the protein MRKSLLALLLLASAGFAHGQVQLKEGFPQHYTVVAGDTLWDISGKYLREPWKWPELWQANPQIENPNLIYPGDSLSLVYINGQPRLTLNRGASRGTIKLSPQVRSTPMADAIPSIPLRSINSFLLSNRIIDNVEDFNKAPYIVAGDAERVLSGMGDRIYARGKFDPEHSVYGIFRQGKVYSDPQSKEFLGINADDIGGGEIIATEGDVATLALQRTTQEVRLGDRLFSGEERAINSTFMPSAPKTDIHGLIIDVPRGVTQIGALDVVTLNKGQRDGLAEGNVLVVMKTGETVRDRVTGEQVKIPDERAGLLMIFRTYEKLSYGLVLNASRSLAVMDKVRNP; this is encoded by the coding sequence ATGAGGAAATCACTACTCGCCTTGCTGCTTCTGGCCTCGGCCGGTTTCGCACACGGACAAGTGCAACTCAAGGAAGGTTTTCCACAGCATTACACCGTGGTGGCGGGCGACACACTTTGGGACATCTCCGGGAAATACCTCCGCGAACCCTGGAAATGGCCCGAACTCTGGCAGGCCAACCCGCAAATCGAAAACCCCAACCTGATCTATCCCGGTGACTCGCTGTCACTGGTCTATATCAACGGGCAACCGCGCCTGACCCTCAATCGCGGGGCTTCACGCGGCACTATCAAGCTTTCGCCACAAGTGCGCAGCACGCCGATGGCCGACGCCATTCCGAGTATTCCGCTGCGCTCGATCAACAGTTTCCTGTTGAGCAACCGCATCATCGACAACGTCGAAGACTTCAACAAGGCACCGTACATCGTTGCCGGCGACGCCGAACGGGTACTCAGCGGTATGGGCGATCGCATCTACGCACGCGGCAAGTTCGACCCGGAGCATTCGGTGTACGGCATTTTCCGTCAGGGCAAGGTCTACAGCGACCCGCAAAGCAAAGAGTTTCTGGGGATCAACGCCGACGATATCGGCGGCGGCGAGATCATCGCCACTGAAGGCGATGTCGCCACTCTCGCCTTGCAACGCACCACTCAAGAGGTTCGACTCGGCGACCGCTTGTTCAGCGGCGAAGAACGGGCGATCAACTCAACCTTCATGCCCAGCGCACCGAAAACCGATATTCACGGCTTGATCATCGACGTGCCACGTGGTGTTACGCAGATCGGTGCGCTCGATGTGGTCACTTTGAACAAGGGCCAGCGCGACGGCTTGGCCGAAGGCAACGTGCTGGTGGTGATGAAAACCGGTGAAACCGTACGTGACCGGGTCACCGGCGAACAGGTGAAAATACCGGATGAACGCGCCGGTTTGCTGATGATCTTCCGCACCTACGAAAAGCTCAGCTATGGCTTGGTGCTCAACGCTTCGCGCTCCCTCGCGGTGATGGACAAGGTGCGTAATCCGTAA
- the dprA gene encoding DNA-processing protein DprA: MPLFAPTQVSPAELEARLRLHRLPELGPRRFQKLLEAFGSASKAISAPASAWRALGLPAACADARRSPLIRDGAYHALAWLEREGQYLLMVDQPGYPALLAEISDPPPLLFVAGDPGILEKPQLAMVGSRRASRPGMDTATAFSRSLAGAGFVITSGLALGIDAAAHQAALDVGGQTVGVLGTGLENFYPQRNRRIADAMIAQGSAVVSEFPLDAGPQASNFPRRNRIISGLSLGVLVVEASVASGSLITARLAAEQGREVYAIPGSIHHPGARGCHQLIRDGAVLVETIEHILEGLRGWQNLPLSTDTAAPVDHPLLCLLFAAPHTSEALADAAGWALPKVLAALTELEMEGRAVSEGGRWFARVS, translated from the coding sequence ATGCCGCTGTTCGCACCTACGCAGGTTTCACCGGCGGAACTGGAAGCGCGTTTGCGTTTGCATCGTCTTCCGGAGCTCGGCCCTCGACGTTTTCAAAAGCTGCTCGAAGCTTTTGGCTCGGCCTCAAAAGCCATCAGCGCACCAGCCTCTGCCTGGCGTGCGTTGGGGTTGCCAGCGGCGTGCGCCGACGCTCGGCGTAGCCCGCTTATTCGTGATGGCGCCTACCACGCATTAGCCTGGCTAGAGCGTGAAGGCCAGTATTTACTGATGGTTGACCAGCCGGGCTACCCGGCTCTGTTGGCAGAAATCAGTGACCCGCCACCGCTGTTATTTGTCGCGGGCGATCCGGGCATTCTGGAAAAACCGCAGCTGGCGATGGTCGGCAGCCGACGCGCATCAAGGCCGGGGATGGACACCGCCACGGCGTTTTCCCGCAGCCTGGCAGGCGCCGGTTTTGTCATCACCAGCGGCTTGGCATTGGGAATCGATGCGGCAGCGCATCAAGCCGCGCTGGACGTCGGAGGGCAGACCGTCGGAGTGCTCGGCACCGGCCTGGAAAATTTTTATCCACAGCGCAATCGGCGGATTGCCGACGCGATGATTGCACAAGGCAGTGCGGTGGTTTCCGAGTTCCCGCTGGACGCCGGACCGCAGGCCAGCAACTTCCCGCGGCGCAATCGGATCATCAGCGGTTTATCCCTCGGCGTGCTGGTGGTCGAGGCCAGTGTCGCCAGCGGCTCGCTGATTACCGCACGGCTGGCGGCAGAACAGGGGCGCGAGGTGTATGCCATTCCAGGATCGATCCATCACCCCGGGGCTCGTGGTTGCCACCAGTTGATACGTGACGGCGCGGTGTTGGTGGAGACTATCGAACATATCCTTGAAGGCCTGCGCGGTTGGCAGAATCTGCCGTTATCCACAGACACTGCGGCGCCCGTCGATCATCCGTTGCTGTGCCTGCTATTCGCCGCCCCGCATACCAGCGAGGCCCTGGCCGACGCGGCGGGATGGGCGTTGCCGAAGGTATTGGCGGCGCTGACGGAGCTTGAAATGGAGGGACGGGCGGTGAGCGAAGGCGGACGCTGGTTTGCGCGCGTAAGCTAG
- a CDS encoding L-threonylcarbamoyladenylate synthase, translating to MVNSWRVQQAAQAIRAGAVIAYPTEAVWGLGCDPWDEEAVYRLLAIKGRSVEKGLILVADNIRQFDFLFEDFPELWMDRMASTWPGPNTWLVPHQNMLPQWITGVHETVALRVSDHPQVRDLCALVGPLVSTSANPQGRPAARSRIRVEQYFRGQIDLVLGGNLGGRKNPSLIRDLATGNVVRPA from the coding sequence ATGGTCAACAGTTGGCGTGTGCAACAAGCCGCACAAGCGATTCGCGCAGGGGCGGTGATTGCCTATCCAACCGAAGCGGTCTGGGGCCTGGGTTGCGATCCGTGGGATGAAGAGGCGGTGTATCGCTTGCTGGCGATCAAGGGCCGTTCGGTGGAAAAGGGCCTGATCCTGGTTGCCGACAACATTCGCCAGTTCGACTTCCTGTTCGAAGATTTCCCGGAACTGTGGATGGATCGCATGGCCAGCACCTGGCCGGGGCCGAACACCTGGCTGGTGCCCCATCAAAACATGCTGCCGCAATGGATCACCGGAGTGCATGAGACCGTGGCGTTGCGGGTTAGCGATCACCCGCAGGTGCGGGATTTGTGTGCGTTGGTCGGACCACTGGTGTCGACTTCTGCCAACCCGCAAGGCCGGCCGGCAGCGCGTTCGCGAATTCGCGTCGAGCAGTATTTCCGCGGGCAAATCGATCTGGTGCTGGGCGGGAATCTGGGCGGACGGAAAAACCCGAGCCTGATTCGCGATCTGGCGACCGGCAATGTGGTGCGCCCGGCCTGA
- a CDS encoding NADPH:quinone reductase, whose product MAKRIQFRAHGGPEVLEYVDYQPAEPGPQQVRVSNKAIGLNFIDTYYRSGLYAPPALPSGLGAEGAGVVDAVGSDVTRFKVGDRVAYGSGPLGAYSEMHVLPQDNLVHLPDAISFEQAAGVMLKGLTVQYLLRQTYELKGGETILFHAAAGGVGSLACQWAKALGVKLIGTVSSPEKAALAKSLGAWATIDYSKENVVQRVLELTDGKKVPVVYDGVGKDTWLTSLDCVAPRGLVVSFGNASGAVDGVNLGILAAKGSLYVTRPTLGTYANNAENLQTMADELFGMIISGQLKVDINQRYPLADAAKAQIELSARRTTGSTVLLP is encoded by the coding sequence ATGGCCAAACGTATCCAGTTCCGAGCCCATGGTGGCCCCGAAGTGCTTGAGTATGTGGATTATCAGCCTGCCGAGCCGGGCCCGCAGCAAGTGCGTGTCAGCAACAAGGCTATCGGTCTGAATTTCATCGACACCTATTACCGCAGCGGCCTCTACGCGCCGCCCGCCCTGCCATCGGGCCTTGGCGCGGAAGGCGCGGGCGTGGTCGACGCAGTGGGCAGCGACGTCACGCGTTTCAAGGTCGGTGACCGCGTGGCCTACGGCAGTGGCCCACTGGGTGCTTACAGCGAGATGCATGTATTGCCGCAAGACAATCTGGTGCATCTGCCGGATGCCATCAGTTTCGAACAGGCCGCGGGCGTCATGCTCAAGGGCCTGACCGTGCAGTACCTGTTGCGTCAGACCTACGAACTCAAGGGTGGCGAGACCATCCTGTTCCACGCCGCTGCCGGTGGTGTCGGTTCGCTGGCCTGCCAATGGGCCAAGGCCTTGGGCGTGAAGTTGATCGGTACCGTCAGTTCGCCGGAAAAAGCCGCACTGGCAAAATCCCTCGGCGCCTGGGCAACCATCGACTACAGCAAGGAAAACGTCGTACAACGCGTTCTGGAACTGACTGACGGCAAAAAGGTGCCGGTGGTCTACGACGGCGTTGGCAAGGACACCTGGCTGACTTCGCTCGACTGTGTAGCGCCACGCGGGCTGGTGGTGAGTTTCGGCAATGCATCAGGTGCGGTGGACGGGGTGAACCTGGGGATTCTCGCGGCGAAGGGCTCGCTGTACGTGACCCGGCCAACCCTGGGGACTTACGCCAACAACGCTGAAAACCTGCAAACCATGGCCGATGAGCTGTTCGGGATGATCATCAGCGGCCAGTTGAAAGTGGACATCAACCAGCGTTATCCACTGGCTGACGCGGCTAAGGCGCAGATTGAGCTGTCGGCGCGGCGTACTACCGGGTCGACGGTGTTGTTGCCTTAA